A genomic region of Capra hircus breed San Clemente chromosome 19, ASM170441v1, whole genome shotgun sequence contains the following coding sequences:
- the LOC108638302 gene encoding LOW QUALITY PROTEIN: keratin-associated protein 9-3-like (The sequence of the model RefSeq protein was modified relative to this genomic sequence to represent the inferred CDS: inserted 1 base in 1 codon) translates to MTPSCCSPHCQPTCCRTTCCESSCCKPCCPPTCCQTTCCRXTCCKPICVTSCCPPTCCSKPCCQPTCCGQSCCQPASCAPVYCRRICYHLTCCCLPGCQAQECGSSCCQPCSSPVCSQTTCCRTTSCHPSFVSSCCQPSCC, encoded by the exons ATGACCCCCTCGTGCTGCTCCCCGCACTGTCAGCCCACCTGCTGCAGGACCACCTGCTGTGAGTCCAGCTGCTGCAAGCCCTGCTGCCCCCCTACATGCTGTCAAACCACCTGCTGca ccacctgctgcaaacctATCTGTGTGACCAGCTGTTGCCCGCCCACCTGTTGCAGCAAACCCTGCTGTCAGCCCACCTGCTGTGG CCAGTCTTGCTGTCAGCCAGCTTCCTGTGCACCTGTGTACTGCCGCAGAATCTGCTACCACCTCACGTGCTGCTGCCTGCCTGGGTGCCAAGCCCAGGAATGTGGatccagctgctgccagccttgCAGCAGCCCTGTCTGCTCTCAGACCACCTGCTGTAGGACCACCTCCTGCCACCCCAGCTTCGtgtccagctgctgccagccttCCTGCTGCTGA